The genomic region TCAAGCAGATCAAGCTGTTCATGGGCATAGACGTCCTGGAGCTTCTGCAAAACTGCCTTCGCTTTCTGTTGATCATCAAGCTCGAGCTTTTTGCGGCACATCACATATTGCGGCAGCGCGTGATGCAACTCACTCAACGGGCCTTGAAACTCCGCGAGATGTTGCAGCATGAATGCGATGCCCACCAGCGAATCCCTGCCGAGATGAACCTCCGGCGAGATGACGCCGCCGTTGCCTTCGCCGCCGATCACCGCGCCGATCTCGCGCATGCGCTTGGCAACATTGATCTCGCCGACTTTGGTACGTTCGACGGTGCAGCCGTGCTTTTCAGCAAGATCATCGATGACGCGCGAGGTTGAAGCATTCACCGCAACTTTGCCTTTCTTGCGTCGCAGGAAAAAATCCACGGCAAGGGCTAGCGTATATTCTTCCCCAAGCGGCTTGCCCTTTTCTGAAACCAGCGCCAGGCGATCGGCATCCGGATCGACCGCAAGGCCAATATCGGCGCGGTGTTCCTGCACGGCGCGGCCCAGCTCGGTTAAGTTCTCAGGCGTCGGCTCAGGATTGCGCGGAAACCGCCCGTGCGGCTCAAGATTAAGATAGGTGACATCACAGCCGAGGCTGTCAAGCAATTGCGGGACAATTACGCCGCCCGCGCCATTCACACAATCCGCCACGACTTTGAATCTACGTCGGCGAATTTGTTCGACATTCAAATAAGGCAGGCTTAACACCGCTTGCAGATGATCTGAAACCGCGTTGTTATAGGCTCTCAGCGCGCCGAGTTGATCCCACGTTTTCAGCGCAAAAGCGCGGCTCGCGCGAATAGCATTTACCTTTGCGCCTTCTTCGCCGTCGAGAAACAGGCCGTCATGCGCCAGCAGTTTCATGCCGTTCCACATCACGGGATTGTGGCTCGCGGTGAGAATGATGCCGCCGGCCGCATGTTGTTTTTCAGTGGCCAATTGTGTGGTGGGAGTCGAGGCAATGCCGAGATCGACAACCTCACAGCCGGTGGCAAGCAAGCCGGCAGTGACAGCGCCGTGCAACATCGGCCCGGACACGCGCGAATCGCGGCCGAGCACGACTTTGCCGGTTTTGCAATATGTGCCGAATGCCTGCGCAAACGTCAATGCAACTTCAGGGGTCAATCCTTCACCAACCACCCCGCGTATGCCGGAGATGCTGATCATGAGTTGAGACACGGGAACTCCTTTGGAAGTCAAATCGAACTATTTTTTCAGGAAACCGGACGGGACTATGAAGACCGCCGTTTGATTGGTTTAATCCTGGTACTTTCAATGCATGGAATCTCTTCCTCGGCGCGGCCGTCATACTTTTCAAGTTGCATGCACTTGACTCAGGCTTTTTGTTTCTGCAAGCGCCGCTTTTTGTCGAGGCGAATTCGGGTCATCTGCAACACCAAACGCAGGGCTTCATTTACCTCCTCGTCACTCGAAAAAGCCTTTGCAATATCCGGCTCCAAAAGTACGAGATTGGTGCCCGCGCGATAACGTTCCGCATATTTGCCTTGCACACCGCCAGGCAATAGGTGGCGCAAATCATAGTGCGGACGCAGTTCATCGTTCAAATCGGTTTTTGATTTCCTTTTCATAGGCTCTTCTCTCCGTCGGGTTTAACCGCCGAGCGCTGATGATGCGAATTCTCTTACCGCGCTCGGTATAGGCTACCATCAACAGCCTCTGCCGTTCCGAGACTCCGATAATAATAAAACGTTCTTCTCGAATTGAATGATCAGGGTCATCAATTGCAATACTCAATCGGTCGCGAAACACGGTCGCGGCCTCGCCAAAGGATATTTTATGCTTCCGTAGATTCTGGCTTGCCTTGCTCGGATCCCATTCAAATTCCATCGAGTAGCCCCTTGCTACGCCACTTCAAAATCCTCATCCGTGAATTTAACCGACGGATATTCACGCAGCTTCTTTTTGAAAATTTCTGCGATTTGGTGCAAGCGTTCTTGTGTCTTCGCCTCGAAGCGAATCACCAGCACCGGCTGCGTGTTTGAAGCGCGCACCAGGCCCCAGCCGTCGCCGAACAGCACGCGCGCGCCGTCAATGTCAATGACTTGATAACTTTTCTTGAAATAGGCGACGAGATCGGCGACGACGTTGAACTTGTCTTCGTCCGTCGCATCGATGCGAATCTCGGGAGTGGAAACGAATGCCGGCACCTCATCGTGCAGTTGCGCCATGGTTTTGCCGGATTGCGTGAGAATTTGCATCAGGCGGCCGCTGCCAAAAATGGCGTCGTCAAAACCGAAGTAGCCGTCGCTAAAGAAAATGTGTCCGCTCATCTCGCCGGCAAGCGGAGAATGCTCCTCCTTCATTTTTGCTTTCAACAGCGAATGGCCGGTTTTCCACATCAAGGGTTTGCCGCCGGCTTTCTCAATCATCTCCGGCAAGGCCTGGCTGCATTTTACATCGAAAACGATGGTGGCGCCCGGATAGCGCGTCAAGGTATCGCGTGCGAACAGCGCCAAAAGCTTGTCCGCGAAAATCGGGCGGCCAAGATTGTCGATAATGCCCATGCGATCGGCGTCGCCGTCATAGCCGATGCCCAAATCCGCTTTCTCAGCCAGGACTTTCTCGCGCAAATCTTTAATGTATTTCATCACCGTCGGGTCAGGCAAATGATTGGGGAAATTGCCGTCCGGCTCGGCATATAGGCGCACGACTTCACAACCCATCTCTTCCCACAAATCGGGCGCGAACAACGCGCCGCAACCGTTGCCGGGATCGACGACGATCTTGAGTCTCTTGTGAATTTTGACGCGTTGCTTGATGGCGGAAATGTATTCGGGAGTAATGGTGACGATCTCGATTTTACCCTTGCCGGTGGCGAACTGATTCGAGCGGATGATTTGATAAAGTTCCTGAATATCCTGGCCATAAACCGCGCCCACGCTGAGATGGCCGTCGTCCGCCCGCAGGCCTTTTGACATTTTGAAGCCGTTGTATTCGCGCGGATTGTGACTGCCGGTGATCATCACACCGCCCTCAGCCTCGAAATGAATGATGCCAAAATACTGCGTGGGCGTTGGCACCACGCCGATATCGATGATGTCGACACCACAACCCAGCATCGCATTCACCATCGCGTCGCGCAAACGATTCGAGGAGAGTCGTAAATCGCGCCCGACCACGAGCCGCTTGCGGCCTTGCGCCAACATCCAGGTCGCAAAAGCTTTTCCGATGAGCGCAACGTTCTCATCGGTCAATTCCGTCTCCGCAATACCGCGAATATCATATTCCCGGAAAATGTTGCTGTTGATCACCAGAGCCTCCTCAGCTTTTTTGTGCAGTGAGATGCCGGGGCCATCCGGCATAATCCGGCATGATCTCGACACTCGCAAAGTTGGATTCCCGAAAGAGTTTTTCAATCGCAGCGCTTCTCTGGCTCGCCATTTCGCAAGCCACCCAGCCGCCGGGTTTCAAATGACGCTGGCAGAACGCCAAAATACAACGATAAAATTTGAGTCCATCGCCCTCGACAAAAAGCGCGGCTTCCGGCTCAAAATCCCGAATTTCCGGCTGCAACTCGTCGCGCTCCGCCGGCAGAATGTAGGGCGGATTCGACACGACGATATCAAATTGATTTGAATGAATGGCATCTATAGAAGCACACATGTCGGCTTGGCGAAAAGTAATTTTCTGCGCCACGCCATTCGCTTGCGCATTTTCCTCCGCCACTTTCAAGGCTTCCGCTGAAATGTCGATTGCCAGCACCTTCGCCGCCGGCAGATGTTTGGCAAGGCTGACGGCGAGGCAGCCGGAACCCGTGCCCAAATCAGCAATGCGTGCGGCCTTGAACGTTTGCGCCAATGTGATGACTCTTTCCACCAACAGCTCCGTCTCCGGCCGCGGAATGAGCACGGCGGGATTGACTTTGAATTCAATACCAAAAAATTCGCAGGATTGCAAGATATATTGCAGCGGCTCCCGTTGCAGCCGCCGGCAGTAATATTGCTTGAGTATTTCTTGCTGCTCGACGGTGAGAACACGATTGCGTTCGACATAAAGCTCTGAACGTCGGGTTTGCAGAATGCCCGCCAGCAGCCACTCCGCTTCGGCGAGAGCAGAAGGAAATCCGGCCTTTTGAAAATGTTCGGAAAGACTGCGAATCAACTGGGGGAGGGGCTGATTTACATCGACAGATGTCGTCATGCTCATGTACAGCGATTGAGGAGATTGCCGCGCACGCAGGTGATGAGCGGAGGCAATGTTTGTTTCCACGAATCCCGCCAGCGCTTAGATTTCTTGTTTGAGTTTCTCTGTGCGATCGGCCAGAGAAAGCTGTTCGATAAACTCGTTCAAGTTCCCGTCCAAAACCTCATCCAGCCGGTAAATCGTCAGGCCGATGCGATGATCGGTCACGCGGTTTTGTGGGAAATTGTAAGTACGAATTTTATCGCTGCGGTCGCCGCTGCCCACCATTTGTTTGCGCGCGCTGGCAACCTTGGCGCGCTCTTCGTTTTGTTTGATCTCGAGCAAGCGCGAACGCAAGACGCGCAGCGCTTTGGTTTTGTTTTTGAGCTGTGATTTCTCGTCCTGGCATTGCACCACCAGTCCCGTGGGAACATGCGTGATGCGCACGGCAGAATCCGTGGTGTTCACGCTTTGCCCGCCCGGTCCGGAGGAACGAAAAACATCGATGCGTAGATCGTTCATGTTGATGTCAATGTCGACTTCTTCGGCCTCGGGCAGCACGGCCACGCTGGCCGCGGAAGTGTGAATGCGGCCGCTCTGTTCCGTGGCCGGAACACGTTGCACGCGATGCACACCGCCTTCGTACTTCAGTTTGCCGAAGACGTCCTTGCCGTTGATTTGAAAAATGATCTCCTTGAAACCGCCGATGCCCTGGGCATTGCTCGATATGACTTCAAGCTGCCAGCCCTGGCGCTCGGCGAAGCGTGTGTACATGCGGTAAAGATCGCCGGCAAACAAGCCCGCCTCGTCGCCGCCGGTGCCCGCGCGAATTTCCATGATGGCGTTGCGCGCGTCCGAGGGATCGCGCGGCACGAGCAACAGCTTTAATTCTTCTTCGAGGGCGGGCAGCCGGGTTTCCAATTCTTCCAATTCGACCGAGGCCAATTCGTGCAGTTCGCGATCGTTGCTTTCGGTGAGCAGGCGCTTATCGTCGTCGATACTGCGCAGCAGAGATTTATATTCATGATATTTTTTGACTACGGCTTCGAGTTCGTTGCGTTCTTTTGCCGTGTCGCGCAAACGTTTGGGATTGGCCGCAACTTCCGGGCTGCTCAACAGCGCGTTTAGCTCTTCGAAGCGTTTTTCTATTTTGTCGAGTTTGGCCAGCATTTTATTTTGTTTTTTTAACGGGAATGTTGCGCAAGATCAACGTTGCGGTGTCAGGCTCGATCGTGAAGCGGTATTTGCCCAGAAAATTCATGCCGAGGAGTCCATCGAGCTGAAAGCCTGGAGGAAGGTCAACAATTGTCACCAGCATATTTTTTTGCATCTTGCCACCGACGACGAAATCATCAATACGTAGAGTTGAGGCCGTCACGAGTTCGGTGCAATCGTAACCTTTTGAACTGTCGGTTCCGCAACGACTTGATCCAATGCTTTCCGGCTAATCGCGCAAACAGCCGCACCAGTATCAACCATGAACCTCAAACCGAAACCATTCAGTTCCACCGGCACGAGCAATACGCCGCCATAAGCAAAACGCCCGTCAATCCGATCACTCTTTTGCAAACATCACTCCAATGCCTTGTGGAATCGGGTCGCCGGCATAAAAAGAATAAAGCTCTGCGCCGGGGTGAGCTTCACGATATAAGCGCCCGTTCTGATATATTTTCCTCTGATCGGAGCCATTGAACAGAAGCCGGCCCCGCAAAGGATTGCGATAGCGATCACGTTTGGTGATTTCAACAACCACCCATTGACCATTGCATTGCTCTTCTATTTCTGAAATTTTCAAATCGTCGCGCATGGCTGTTCTCCCGTTTGAATGCAGAACGTTGTGATACTTTCAAGTCATCACCTGAACCTTACCCACCTCAGGATTAAGCCGTTTGCACCGCCACTGCTTTCCCGTCGTCCACGATGACGTTGGGCAATGCCGCAACATCCTTGCCCAGCGCGGCTTGCAAAGCAACAATCGCAACTTCCAATTGAGAATGATCCGGCTCGCGCGTGGTCAGGCGCTGCAGCCACAGGCCGGGCGCAATCAGTGTGCGCCAGAAGGGATGGCGATAGCCGGCGCCCGACAATCGGATCAACTCATAGGAGACGCCGCCAATCACCGGGATAAACAGCAAGCGTACCAGCCGTTCTGCCACCGTGTCGGGCCGGCCGAGAAACATAAACACGAAGATGCTGACCACCATGACAATCAGCAAGAAACTGGTGCCGCAACGCGGATGGAAACGCGAAAATGCAGCGGAGTTCTCGGGCGTTAACTCAGTGTTGGCTTCATGATTGAATATACTCTTATGCTCGGCGCCGTGATATTCGAACACGCGCTGAATTTCTTTGATGCGCGAGATCAATGCGATATAACCCAAAAAGAAAATCATGCGGATGATGCCGTCGATCAAATTAAACCAAAATCCCGAACGCGCGCCGGTGAGATCCGTCAACACCAGCGGAATATAAAAGAAAATTCCCAGGCCGATGGCGAGCGTAATCCCGAGCGTCAACCCCATTTTAATTTTGTCGGATTTCGAGCGCTGGCCGGGCAAGGACGGCGTGGCGGCTTCTTTGCCGTTGCCGGCCGGGCGCATGTCGTGTTCCACCAAGTCGCCGGAATAGGTTAGTGCTTGCATGCCAAGCACCAGCGCTTCGATCAACACGATCGCGCCGCGAAAAATGGGCAGCGCAAGAAATTTGTGGCGCGCCAGCAGCGAGCGATACGGCTTTTTCAAAACTGTGATCGAGCCGTTGGCGCGGCGGCAGGCTACCGTGACCATCTCTGGCGTGCGCATCATCACGCCTTCGATGACTGCTTGTCCCCCAACCATGAGTTGACTTTCAGCCATAGCGTTGTTTTCGCTCAATGCTTTGGTGTTTTGGATTTTTATCCGCTATAAACAAAAAACGGAATACATCGTTCTTGCTTCTGATGATGCATTCCGTTCATGCCGTTGAATTCACTCGTTAAGCTTGTGCCGGTGCGCTCTTTGCTGTAGCCTCGTATTTTTTTCTGAATTTTTCCACGCGGCCGGCAG from Cytophagia bacterium CHB2 harbors:
- the glmM gene encoding phosphoglucosamine mutase, whose translation is MSQLMISISGIRGVVGEGLTPEVALTFAQAFGTYCKTGKVVLGRDSRVSGPMLHGAVTAGLLATGCEVVDLGIASTPTTQLATEKQHAAGGIILTASHNPVMWNGMKLLAHDGLFLDGEEGAKVNAIRASRAFALKTWDQLGALRAYNNAVSDHLQAVLSLPYLNVEQIRRRRFKVVADCVNGAGGVIVPQLLDSLGCDVTYLNLEPHGRFPRNPEPTPENLTELGRAVQEHRADIGLAVDPDADRLALVSEKGKPLGEEYTLALAVDFFLRRKKGKVAVNASTSRVIDDLAEKHGCTVERTKVGEINVAKRMREIGAVIGGEGNGGVISPEVHLGRDSLVGIAFMLQHLAEFQGPLSELHHALPQYVMCRKKLELDDQQKAKAVLQKLQDVYAHEQLDLL
- a CDS encoding BrnT family toxin codes for the protein MEFEWDPSKASQNLRKHKISFGEAATVFRDRLSIAIDDPDHSIREERFIIIGVSERQRLLMVAYTERGKRIRIISARRLNPTERRAYEKEIKNRFER
- a CDS encoding phosphomannomutase/phosphoglucomutase, yielding MPDGPGISLHKKAEEALVINSNIFREYDIRGIAETELTDENVALIGKAFATWMLAQGRKRLVVGRDLRLSSNRLRDAMVNAMLGCGVDIIDIGVVPTPTQYFGIIHFEAEGGVMITGSHNPREYNGFKMSKGLRADDGHLSVGAVYGQDIQELYQIIRSNQFATGKGKIEIVTITPEYISAIKQRVKIHKRLKIVVDPGNGCGALFAPDLWEEMGCEVVRLYAEPDGNFPNHLPDPTVMKYIKDLREKVLAEKADLGIGYDGDADRMGIIDNLGRPIFADKLLALFARDTLTRYPGATIVFDVKCSQALPEMIEKAGGKPLMWKTGHSLLKAKMKEEHSPLAGEMSGHIFFSDGYFGFDDAIFGSGRLMQILTQSGKTMAQLHDEVPAFVSTPEIRIDATDEDKFNVVADLVAYFKKSYQVIDIDGARVLFGDGWGLVRASNTQPVLVIRFEAKTQERLHQIAEIFKKKLREYPSVKFTDEDFEVA
- the prmC gene encoding peptide chain release factor N(5)-glutamine methyltransferase, giving the protein METNIASAHHLRARQSPQSLYMSMTTSVDVNQPLPQLIRSLSEHFQKAGFPSALAEAEWLLAGILQTRRSELYVERNRVLTVEQQEILKQYYCRRLQREPLQYILQSCEFFGIEFKVNPAVLIPRPETELLVERVITLAQTFKAARIADLGTGSGCLAVSLAKHLPAAKVLAIDISAEALKVAEENAQANGVAQKITFRQADMCASIDAIHSNQFDIVVSNPPYILPAERDELQPEIRDFEPEAALFVEGDGLKFYRCILAFCQRHLKPGGWVACEMASQRSAAIEKLFRESNFASVEIMPDYAGWPRHLTAQKS
- a CDS encoding peptide chain release factor 1, which gives rise to MLAKLDKIEKRFEELNALLSSPEVAANPKRLRDTAKERNELEAVVKKYHEYKSLLRSIDDDKRLLTESNDRELHELASVELEELETRLPALEEELKLLLVPRDPSDARNAIMEIRAGTGGDEAGLFAGDLYRMYTRFAERQGWQLEVISSNAQGIGGFKEIIFQINGKDVFGKLKYEGGVHRVQRVPATEQSGRIHTSAASVAVLPEAEEVDIDINMNDLRIDVFRSSGPGGQSVNTTDSAVRITHVPTGLVVQCQDEKSQLKNKTKALRVLRSRLLEIKQNEERAKVASARKQMVGSGDRSDKIRTYNFPQNRVTDHRIGLTIYRLDEVLDGNLNEFIEQLSLADRTEKLKQEI
- a CDS encoding DUF1385 domain-containing protein, coding for MAESQLMVGGQAVIEGVMMRTPEMVTVACRRANGSITVLKKPYRSLLARHKFLALPIFRGAIVLIEALVLGMQALTYSGDLVEHDMRPAGNGKEAATPSLPGQRSKSDKIKMGLTLGITLAIGLGIFFYIPLVLTDLTGARSGFWFNLIDGIIRMIFFLGYIALISRIKEIQRVFEYHGAEHKSIFNHEANTELTPENSAAFSRFHPRCGTSFLLIVMVVSIFVFMFLGRPDTVAERLVRLLFIPVIGGVSYELIRLSGAGYRHPFWRTLIAPGLWLQRLTTREPDHSQLEVAIVALQAALGKDVAALPNVIVDDGKAVAVQTA